The Deltaproteobacteria bacterium genome includes a region encoding these proteins:
- a CDS encoding DEAD/DEAH box helicase, translated as MPFSELGLTQETNLALQEKGYTEPTPVQTQVIPLVLEKNDVVALAQTGSGKSA; from the coding sequence ATGCCATTTTCTGAGCTTGGGTTGACCCAAGAGACCAATCTAGCCCTTCAAGAAAAAGGCTACACAGAGCCAACGCCGGTGCAAACGCAGGTCATCCCTCTGGTGCTTGAGAAGAACGATGTTGTGGCCTTAGCTCAAACCGGGAGCGGAAAAAGTGCCG
- a CDS encoding DUF2805 domain-containing protein, whose product MRKNSDRPLTRVKKTEPAAGTDAWIVWAAWADRITFEEIREKTQLTENEVIRRMRRLVSPRDFRRWRKRANTVSHKHRKRFTSKRRLESEFE is encoded by the coding sequence ATGAGAAAAAACAGCGATCGACCGTTAACAAGAGTTAAAAAAACAGAACCGGCGGCGGGCACCGATGCCTGGATTGTTTGGGCTGCTTGGGCGGACCGCATCACTTTTGAGGAGATTCGGGAGAAGACCCAACTCACTGAAAACGAGGTGATTCGGCGCATGCGCCGGCTTGTGAGTCCACGTGATTTTCGTCGCTGGCGCAAACGAGCCAATACGGTAAGCCACAAGCACCGGAAACGATTTACGTCGAAGCGCCGCTTAGAGTCGGAGTTCGAATAG
- a CDS encoding LysR family transcriptional regulator has protein sequence MDKLKAIRFFLKLCETLSFKGTAAHFGVPPSTVSRSLKALEEELGVSLVERTTRRIRLTEAGEWYRDEVAGPLRALAAADDMAKAQSQEPAGIVRITALPGYGEIRLFPALDRLRAEYPHIVCDLEFTNGYLDLSSGEIDIAIRSTAQPPDYLVAKRLHDNRWILVASPEYIAKNGQPKTYSDIENHPALAYRGPRGVTSWLAILHSGEVVTTPRNLRLITNDGMQIIKVTEAGEGIAFLPHWGVSQSIAEGKLQEITLDDARISLSTGPEPSIFLLYDPSRARLGKIRATVNFLREALSDP, from the coding sequence ATGGATAAACTCAAAGCCATACGCTTTTTTTTAAAACTGTGTGAGACCCTAAGCTTCAAGGGAACCGCCGCCCATTTCGGTGTACCGCCCTCCACCGTTTCGCGCTCGCTCAAAGCTTTGGAAGAAGAGCTTGGAGTCTCGCTTGTTGAGCGAACAACCCGTCGCATTCGGCTAACGGAGGCCGGCGAATGGTATCGCGACGAAGTGGCTGGACCCCTACGGGCTTTGGCGGCTGCAGATGACATGGCGAAAGCCCAATCACAGGAACCCGCTGGAATTGTTCGCATCACCGCACTACCGGGTTACGGTGAGATTCGTTTGTTTCCTGCGCTGGACCGGCTTCGTGCCGAATACCCCCACATCGTCTGCGACCTAGAATTTACAAACGGCTACCTTGATCTCTCTTCGGGCGAAATCGACATTGCAATCCGCTCCACGGCGCAGCCACCAGATTATCTTGTGGCCAAACGCCTTCACGACAATCGATGGATATTGGTAGCATCCCCAGAATACATTGCTAAAAACGGTCAACCGAAAACCTATTCCGATATTGAGAATCATCCCGCTCTCGCCTACCGCGGGCCTCGTGGAGTGACGTCATGGCTGGCCATCCTTCACTCCGGCGAGGTTGTCACCACCCCGAGAAATCTAAGATTAATAACCAACGACGGTATGCAAATCATCAAGGTCACCGAGGCGGGTGAGGGAATCGCTTTCTTGCCACATTGGGGCGTCTCACAATCAATCGCCGAAGGAAAGCTCCAAGAGATTACGCTAGACGATGCTCGTATCAGCCTTTCGACCGGTCCCGAACCGAGCATCTTTCTCCTTTATGACCCCTCAAGAGCTCGCCTGGGCAAGATCCGTGCAACGGTGAACTTTTTGCGGGAAGCTTTAAGTGATCCTTAA
- a CDS encoding protein deglycase HchA — protein MLKSLFGLEPQQEQDGSFRPSKLALKLATKDVTDYKPVAYNTYKGKRSKVLVVFTETKNMTMKNGREFSTGNHPVEALVPMLHLKNAGFDFEVATPRGKPVVFEMWAMPTKDTAVMGLYAELKPRFENPRALPEALEELRTGGDFYAAVFVPGGHGAMLGIPHDRNVGAMLRLAHERELFTISICHGPGSLLATSLEGHDFLYSGYEMAVFPDSVDKQTPMIGYLPGHMPWQLGAQLKSLGAKLVNKKGDDTCCVDRKLITGASPAASDKLGKLAAKTLLEHLETT, from the coding sequence ATGCTTAAGTCCCTATTCGGGCTCGAACCCCAACAAGAGCAGGACGGGTCTTTTCGGCCCTCGAAACTTGCACTGAAGCTCGCAACCAAAGATGTCACCGACTACAAACCGGTGGCCTACAATACCTACAAAGGTAAGCGCTCCAAAGTCTTGGTTGTTTTCACAGAAACCAAGAATATGACGATGAAAAACGGTAGAGAATTCTCAACCGGTAATCACCCGGTCGAAGCACTGGTACCCATGCTGCACCTGAAAAATGCGGGCTTCGACTTCGAGGTTGCCACTCCTCGTGGTAAGCCAGTCGTCTTCGAGATGTGGGCCATGCCCACCAAAGACACTGCCGTGATGGGTCTCTACGCAGAGCTAAAGCCTCGCTTTGAAAATCCACGGGCGCTGCCCGAAGCTCTCGAGGAACTCAGAACGGGAGGGGATTTTTACGCGGCGGTGTTCGTTCCCGGTGGCCATGGTGCGATGTTGGGTATCCCCCACGATAGGAACGTGGGAGCGATGCTTCGTTTGGCTCACGAGCGGGAATTGTTCACCATTAGTATCTGTCACGGGCCGGGTTCACTGCTTGCGACCTCGCTCGAGGGACACGACTTTCTCTACTCGGGTTATGAGATGGCAGTATTTCCCGACTCAGTGGATAAGCAGACCCCAATGATTGGCTACCTACCCGGGCATATGCCTTGGCAGTTGGGTGCTCAACTAAAGAGCTTGGGCGCTAAGCTCGTTAATAAAAAGGGCGATGACACCTGCTGTGTGGACCGCAAGCTGATCACGGGGGCCAGTCCAGCGGCATCGGATAAGCTTGGGAAACTGGCCGCGAAGACACTTTTGGAACACTTGGAGACGACGTAG